A window of Streptomyces sp. DG1A-41 contains these coding sequences:
- a CDS encoding CBM35 domain-containing protein, with amino-acid sequence MSLDTRTPGAAPPGRRRAHLTRALLACAALVGTALAVPQPAAAATQTFTVDLGTTTGTVLRGSNGALYGQSDDGVPSDNLLAPLKLTTGSQKPPNGAQHPNGDILDVAPSFFRNGGGTMYTNIQDMYSDWPYQNLGLSDYLTKVDSAVNAIKGTSYADKVVFVPFNEPDGIWYTGIRSSDATTYQAALNKFNSDWSTVYDRIRSIIPDAKIGGPNTANWNSKFFGDFLTYAKSKNQLPDVFTWHELGPGSLASYRGHYATYRSLESARGISPITVNIDEYANRRDLSVPGQMVQWAAMFEDTKVYAQQPYWDAAGNMDGNTALTNSPNGTWWFWRWYAGMTGQTVKATPPQPNVQDTLQGMASLDTGRKQAQVVLGGSATDTDVVINNIPSTTFGSKVEVTVQALDWSGYDGVSAPPQTISRAAFTPSSGSITVPLTGLNRMSAYRITVTPNGGGTAATPTVPQSTSYEAENATVTSGTISTQGNGANYNEAQKYAASGNKDVTALNQATSEVDFAVSVPSSGTYNLRIFYGNQTGTPAQQALRIDGADPKFVTYPSTLNSGYRGTVTVPVTLSAGSHTISLAKSDATLGTGVGDVTLDKIDLAAAQSNPETLYEATFADTSGTPGWSYADVGEAGTGAVVLDSGDSTTFDAYAPTNGYYTVKTDYASTGGTAALALNGTTVATLANSSGAAATASNRLYLVAGINRIKVSPNSGATVTLRDLKVAGSGDTTGVTKIEAESGTLAGAARIQSNVWSSGGKNVGYIGNGSANTLTFGNISAPAAGRYAVVIHYANNDRSGTGSYNTNVKSRTAQLTVNGGTPATSTFRNTYGWSDFWSLGTTVDLNAGTNTLKISNSSAYAPDIDYIEVARVNG; translated from the coding sequence ATGTCCCTCGACACCCGCACCCCGGGCGCCGCGCCGCCCGGCCGAAGAAGAGCACACCTCACCAGAGCACTGCTGGCCTGCGCGGCCCTCGTAGGCACCGCACTCGCCGTGCCCCAGCCGGCAGCCGCCGCCACCCAGACCTTCACCGTCGACCTCGGCACGACCACGGGAACCGTCCTGCGCGGCTCCAACGGCGCGCTCTACGGACAGAGCGACGACGGCGTCCCCAGCGACAACCTGCTGGCGCCCCTGAAGCTCACCACCGGATCGCAGAAGCCCCCGAACGGTGCCCAGCACCCCAACGGGGACATCCTGGACGTGGCCCCGTCGTTCTTCCGCAACGGCGGCGGCACGATGTACACCAACATCCAGGACATGTACTCGGACTGGCCGTACCAGAACCTCGGCCTCAGCGACTACCTCACCAAGGTCGACAGCGCCGTCAACGCGATCAAGGGGACCTCGTACGCCGACAAGGTCGTCTTCGTCCCCTTCAACGAGCCTGACGGCATCTGGTACACCGGCATCAGGAGCAGCGATGCCACGACTTACCAGGCGGCCCTGAACAAGTTCAACTCCGACTGGAGCACCGTCTACGACCGGATCCGGAGCATCATCCCCGACGCGAAGATAGGCGGGCCCAACACCGCCAACTGGAACAGCAAGTTCTTCGGCGACTTCCTGACCTACGCCAAGTCCAAGAACCAGCTGCCGGACGTGTTCACCTGGCACGAGCTCGGCCCGGGCTCCCTCGCCTCGTACCGCGGCCACTACGCCACGTACCGCTCCCTGGAGAGCGCCCGCGGCATCAGCCCCATCACGGTCAACATCGACGAGTACGCCAACCGGCGCGACCTGTCCGTGCCCGGCCAGATGGTGCAGTGGGCCGCGATGTTCGAGGACACCAAGGTCTACGCCCAGCAGCCCTACTGGGACGCGGCCGGCAACATGGACGGCAACACGGCCCTCACCAACAGCCCCAACGGCACGTGGTGGTTCTGGCGCTGGTACGCCGGAATGACCGGGCAGACCGTCAAGGCGACCCCGCCGCAGCCCAACGTCCAGGACACCCTCCAGGGCATGGCCTCGCTGGACACCGGCCGCAAGCAGGCCCAGGTCGTCCTCGGCGGATCCGCCACCGACACCGACGTGGTGATCAACAACATCCCGAGCACCACCTTCGGCAGCAAGGTCGAGGTCACCGTGCAGGCCCTGGACTGGTCCGGCTACGACGGCGTGTCCGCGCCGCCGCAGACCATCTCCCGCGCCGCCTTCACCCCCTCCAGCGGGTCCATCACCGTTCCGCTGACCGGCCTGAACCGCATGTCGGCCTACCGCATCACGGTCACCCCGAACGGCGGTGGCACCGCCGCCACGCCCACCGTGCCGCAGAGCACCTCGTACGAGGCCGAGAACGCCACCGTCACCAGCGGCACGATCAGCACCCAGGGCAACGGCGCCAACTACAACGAGGCGCAGAAGTACGCCGCCTCCGGCAACAAGGACGTCACCGCCCTCAACCAGGCGACCAGCGAGGTCGACTTCGCCGTGAGCGTCCCGTCGTCCGGGACGTACAACCTCCGGATCTTCTACGGCAACCAGACCGGCACCCCGGCCCAGCAAGCGCTGCGGATCGACGGCGCCGACCCGAAGTTCGTCACCTACCCGTCCACCCTGAACTCCGGGTACCGGGGCACGGTCACCGTCCCGGTGACACTGAGCGCGGGCAGCCACACCATCTCCCTCGCCAAGTCCGACGCCACCCTGGGCACCGGCGTGGGTGACGTGACCCTCGACAAGATCGACCTGGCGGCCGCGCAGAGCAACCCGGAGACGCTGTACGAGGCCACGTTCGCCGACACCAGCGGCACTCCCGGCTGGTCGTACGCGGACGTGGGCGAGGCCGGGACCGGCGCCGTCGTCCTGGACTCCGGCGACAGCACCACGTTCGACGCCTACGCGCCCACCAACGGCTACTACACCGTGAAGACCGACTACGCCTCCACGGGCGGAACGGCCGCCCTGGCCCTGAACGGCACCACCGTCGCCACCCTGGCCAACTCCAGCGGCGCGGCGGCCACCGCGAGCAACCGCCTCTACCTGGTGGCCGGCATCAACCGGATCAAGGTCAGCCCGAACAGCGGCGCCACGGTCACCCTGCGGGACCTGAAGGTGGCCGGCTCGGGTGACACCACCGGCGTCACCAAGATCGAGGCCGAGAGCGGCACCCTGGCCGGCGCGGCCAGGATCCAGTCGAACGTGTGGAGCTCCGGCGGCAAGAACGTCGGCTACATCGGCAACGGCAGCGCCAACACGCTGACCTTCGGCAACATCAGCGCCCCGGCCGCGGGCCGGTACGCGGTGGTGATCCACTACGCAAACAACGACCGGTCGGGCACCGGCAGTTACAACACCAACGTCAAGTCCCGCACCGCCCAGCTGACGGTGAACGGCGGCACCCCGGCCACGTCGACCTTCCGCAACACCTACGGCTGGAGCGACTTCTGGTCGCTGGGCACCACCGTCGACCTCAACGCCGGAACCAACACCCTGAAGATCTCCAACTCATCCGCCTACGCACCCGACATCGACTACATCGAGGTCGCCCGGGTGAACGGCTGA
- a CDS encoding alpha-galactosidase — protein sequence MPNIAHDPEHRLWVLSGPGSSYVLHLDDDHRLRGLHWGPRLTLEQALSLLDRPQPGRRSFEDPADGTLDLDTAGAMRYAHAGVQVRFPDGVRDLETHPAGEKVLHHEDGTELVLRFADRHYPLTLEAHYRLRTGTDVIERHLVLRHTGAPADDTITIVRADSATWVLPRLGEYRLSQVRGQWCAETRLNRTSLPYGETVLTSRRGTTGHQTNPWAMIDDGGADEVHGAVWSCALAWSGSWRLTAQRLPTERVTLSAGFGHDPVTWELAPGEELTTPVCAGAYTEGGFGAASRLWHRHVLDHVLPHPEEVRPVLYNSWEATEFDIDVTRQMELAEKAAALGAELFVMDDGWFGARTHDAAGLGDWSPNPDRFPDGLTPLIDRVHDLGMRFGLWVEPEMVNPDSDLYRAHPDWVLHHPHRRRTEHRNQLVLNLARPDVAAWLHGRLDELVSKNAVDFLKWDMNRPFTEAGWPDAGGDPDRLWIDHVRNLYALLDRLRADHPGLRIETCSSGGGRLDLGILARTDQVWTSDNTDALDRVEIQHGFSQLYPARVMGAWVTDSPNPYTGRRVPLDFRFHAAMNGVLGIGGDLNRWSEAELGRAAEHVTAYKRVRHLVQLGVQHRLRPRDGGELNAVQYVAPDGREIAVIALRTARHFGHHDPALPLRALEPAARYRDTVTGVVHHGAILLTHGLHLDLAADDYASTLVHLIREPA from the coding sequence ATGCCGAACATCGCCCACGATCCCGAGCACCGCCTGTGGGTCCTGTCCGGACCCGGCTCCAGCTACGTCCTCCACCTCGACGACGACCACCGACTGCGCGGTCTGCACTGGGGCCCCCGACTCACCCTCGAACAGGCCCTCTCCCTCCTGGACCGCCCCCAGCCCGGCCGCCGGTCGTTCGAGGACCCCGCCGACGGCACCCTCGACCTCGACACCGCGGGAGCCATGCGCTACGCCCACGCGGGCGTCCAGGTCCGCTTCCCGGACGGGGTGCGCGACCTCGAAACGCACCCGGCAGGCGAGAAGGTGCTGCACCACGAGGACGGCACGGAACTGGTCCTGCGGTTCGCCGACCGGCACTACCCGCTCACCCTCGAGGCCCACTACCGCCTCCGCACCGGCACCGACGTCATCGAACGCCACCTGGTCCTGCGTCATACTGGGGCACCTGCCGACGACACGATCACGATCGTCCGCGCCGACTCCGCCACCTGGGTGCTGCCCAGGCTGGGCGAGTACCGTCTGAGCCAGGTGCGAGGCCAGTGGTGCGCCGAGACGCGTCTGAACAGGACGTCGCTGCCCTACGGCGAGACCGTCCTCACCAGCCGCCGGGGCACCACCGGACACCAGACCAACCCGTGGGCCATGATCGACGACGGTGGCGCCGACGAGGTGCACGGGGCCGTCTGGTCGTGCGCCCTAGCCTGGAGCGGCAGCTGGCGGCTCACCGCCCAGCGGCTGCCCACGGAACGGGTCACCCTGTCCGCGGGGTTCGGCCACGACCCGGTCACCTGGGAACTGGCGCCGGGTGAGGAACTAACCACCCCCGTCTGTGCCGGGGCGTACACCGAGGGCGGCTTCGGAGCCGCCAGCCGCCTGTGGCACCGGCACGTACTGGACCACGTACTGCCGCACCCTGAGGAAGTGCGGCCGGTGCTCTACAACTCCTGGGAGGCCACCGAGTTCGACATCGACGTCACCCGGCAGATGGAACTGGCCGAGAAGGCCGCGGCACTCGGCGCCGAGCTCTTCGTGATGGACGACGGCTGGTTCGGCGCCCGCACCCACGACGCCGCCGGACTCGGCGACTGGAGTCCCAACCCCGACCGCTTCCCCGACGGCCTCACCCCCCTCATCGACCGGGTGCACGACCTCGGCATGCGGTTCGGCCTGTGGGTAGAGCCCGAGATGGTCAACCCCGACAGCGACCTCTACCGCGCCCATCCCGACTGGGTGCTGCACCACCCCCACCGCCGCCGCACCGAGCACCGCAACCAGCTGGTGCTCAACCTCGCCCGCCCCGACGTGGCCGCCTGGCTGCACGGCCGGCTGGACGAACTGGTGTCGAAGAACGCCGTCGACTTTCTCAAGTGGGACATGAACCGGCCCTTCACCGAGGCCGGATGGCCCGACGCCGGGGGCGATCCCGACCGGCTGTGGATCGATCACGTGCGCAACCTCTACGCCCTGCTCGACCGGCTGCGCGCCGACCACCCCGGGCTCCGCATCGAGACGTGCAGCAGCGGGGGCGGCCGGCTCGACCTCGGCATCCTCGCCCGCACCGACCAGGTGTGGACCTCCGACAACACCGACGCGCTGGACCGCGTCGAGATCCAGCACGGCTTCTCACAGCTGTACCCGGCCCGGGTCATGGGTGCCTGGGTCACCGACAGCCCCAACCCCTACACCGGGCGCCGCGTGCCCCTCGACTTCCGCTTCCACGCCGCCATGAACGGCGTCCTGGGCATCGGCGGCGACCTGAACCGCTGGAGCGAGGCGGAGCTGGGCCGGGCAGCCGAACACGTCACCGCGTACAAGCGCGTGCGGCACCTCGTGCAGCTCGGCGTGCAGCACCGGCTGCGGCCCCGCGACGGCGGGGAGCTGAACGCCGTGCAGTACGTGGCTCCCGACGGCAGGGAGATAGCCGTGATCGCCCTCAGAACGGCGCGGCACTTCGGCCACCACGACCCGGCCCTGCCGCTGCGTGCCCTCGAACCCGCGGCACGGTACCGGGACACCGTCACCGGAGTCGTGCACCACGGTGCCATCCTCCTCACACACGGCCTGCATCTGGACCTCGCCGCCGACGACTACGCGTCCACATTGGTCCACCTGATACGGGAGCCCGCCTGA
- a CDS encoding inositol monophosphatase family protein has product MIDSTETIEEFLAQHASDVEEEIRRAAAAEIMPRWRRLAAHEVDQKAGPHDLVTDADRKAELYLTEALVALLPGSVVVGEEAVHANPASYEAIRGDAPVWIVDPVDGTRQFVRGEPGFCTLVALAQGGTLLASWTYVPARDRLATAQRGKGAYLDGERLFAGVPEPGRDLRVATSHPDYTTDEQKRALLGLRTDGVAPRSCGSAGLEYLAIARGESDATAFSWEAAWDHAAGLLLVEEAGGAHLTLVGEPFRITGGNALPFTAARDAATARRVAALLAGGA; this is encoded by the coding sequence GTGATCGACAGCACCGAAACCATCGAAGAGTTTCTCGCACAGCACGCCTCCGACGTCGAGGAGGAGATCCGCAGGGCGGCCGCCGCCGAGATCATGCCGCGCTGGCGCCGGCTCGCCGCACACGAGGTGGACCAGAAGGCCGGCCCGCACGACCTGGTCACGGACGCCGACCGCAAGGCCGAGCTGTACCTGACCGAGGCACTGGTCGCCCTGCTGCCCGGCTCGGTCGTGGTCGGCGAGGAGGCGGTCCACGCCAATCCCGCGTCCTACGAGGCCATACGCGGCGACGCCCCGGTCTGGATCGTCGACCCGGTCGACGGGACCCGGCAGTTCGTGCGCGGCGAACCGGGCTTCTGCACCCTGGTCGCGCTGGCCCAGGGCGGCACCCTGCTGGCGTCCTGGACGTACGTCCCAGCTCGCGACCGGCTCGCCACCGCCCAGCGGGGCAAGGGCGCCTACCTCGACGGGGAGCGGCTGTTCGCCGGCGTGCCCGAGCCCGGCCGGGATCTCCGCGTGGCCACGTCCCACCCGGACTACACGACGGACGAGCAGAAGCGCGCACTGCTCGGCCTGCGCACCGACGGTGTGGCACCGCGCTCGTGCGGCTCGGCCGGACTGGAGTACCTCGCCATCGCACGGGGCGAGTCGGACGCCACGGCCTTCTCCTGGGAAGCCGCCTGGGATCACGCGGCCGGTCTGCTCCTGGTCGAGGAGGCGGGCGGCGCCCACCTGACCCTCGTGGGGGAGCCGTTCCGCATCACCGGCGGCAATGCCCTGCCCTTCACCGCCGCCCGCGACGCGGCCACGGCCCGCCGGGTGGCGGCACTGCTGGCGGGCGGAGCCTGA
- a CDS encoding NAD(P)/FAD-dependent oxidoreductase — translation MLDAVVVGAGPNGLTAAVELARRGFSVAVFEAQGTVGGGARTEELTLPGFRHDPCSAAHPLAINSPAFRALPLQRYGLEWLHAELPMAHPFPDGSAAVLARSVGETAASFGPRDAGAYRRLVEPFLPKWDVLVRDFMSLPLSALPRDPVTLARFGLVGLPPSTLLMRRFRDEPARTLFAGLVAHVMAPLGGFATSAIGLVFALAAHARGWPVARGGSQAISDALAAYLRDLGGSVHTDYEVKRLDDLPPARAYVFDTSPTALARIAGFGSHYADYRYGPGVFKIDYALDGPVPWTAKEARVAGTVQIGANRAEIGTALRAASREGRAPDKPFLITVQPSLVDPTRAPAGKHVFWAYGHVPHGWTGDLTDAVERQLERFAPGFRDRVLARATAGPPRLAARNANYIGGDIASGAVSGLQVLLRPKPTLFPYHTPHPAVFICSSATPPGPGVHGMSGHNAAKAVWKRLRQT, via the coding sequence TTGCTCGATGCCGTCGTAGTGGGTGCGGGGCCGAACGGGCTGACCGCGGCCGTGGAGCTGGCCCGCCGCGGCTTCTCCGTCGCCGTGTTCGAGGCCCAGGGCACCGTGGGCGGCGGCGCCCGCACCGAGGAGCTCACCCTGCCCGGCTTCCGTCACGACCCGTGCTCCGCGGCGCACCCGCTCGCCATCAACTCACCCGCGTTCCGCGCCCTGCCCCTCCAGCGCTACGGCCTGGAATGGCTGCACGCCGAGCTCCCCATGGCGCACCCCTTCCCGGACGGCTCGGCGGCCGTGCTGGCCCGGTCCGTGGGGGAGACGGCCGCCTCCTTCGGGCCGCGCGACGCCGGGGCGTACCGCAGGCTCGTCGAGCCCTTCCTGCCCAAGTGGGACGTGCTGGTCCGGGACTTCATGTCCCTGCCGCTCAGCGCGCTGCCCCGCGACCCGGTCACCCTCGCCCGCTTCGGCCTGGTGGGCCTGCCCCCGTCGACCTTGCTGATGCGCCGCTTCCGCGACGAACCGGCCAGGACACTGTTCGCCGGGCTCGTCGCGCATGTCATGGCACCGCTCGGCGGCTTCGCCACCAGCGCCATCGGCCTGGTCTTCGCTCTCGCGGCACACGCCCGCGGCTGGCCCGTCGCCCGCGGCGGCTCCCAGGCCATCTCCGACGCCCTCGCCGCCTACCTGCGCGACCTCGGCGGCAGCGTCCACACCGACTACGAGGTCAAGCGCCTGGACGACCTGCCGCCGGCCCGCGCGTACGTCTTCGACACCTCACCCACCGCCCTGGCCCGCATCGCCGGCTTCGGCAGCCACTACGCTGACTACCGCTACGGACCGGGCGTCTTCAAGATCGACTACGCGCTGGACGGCCCCGTGCCGTGGACCGCGAAGGAGGCCCGTGTCGCCGGCACGGTGCAGATCGGCGCGAACCGCGCGGAGATCGGCACGGCCCTGCGCGCGGCGTCCCGGGAGGGCCGGGCCCCCGACAAGCCGTTTCTGATCACGGTCCAGCCCAGCCTCGTCGACCCCACCCGGGCCCCGGCGGGCAAGCACGTCTTCTGGGCCTACGGGCACGTCCCGCACGGCTGGACCGGCGACCTCACCGACGCCGTCGAACGCCAACTGGAGCGGTTCGCCCCGGGGTTCCGCGACCGCGTCCTGGCCCGAGCCACCGCCGGCCCGCCCCGACTCGCCGCCCGCAACGCCAACTACATCGGCGGAGACATCGCCTCCGGCGCGGTCTCCGGCCTCCAGGTCCTGCTACGCCCCAAACCGACCCTGTTCCCGTACCACACCCCCCACCCGGCCGTCTTCATCTGCTCGTCGGCCACCCCGCCGGGCCCCGGCGTGCACGGCATGTCCGGGCACAACGCGGCCAAGGCCGTCTGGAAGCGACTGAGGCAGACATGA
- a CDS encoding O-acetyl-ADP-ribose deacetylase, with amino-acid sequence MTTIELVRGDITRESVDAIVNAANSSLLGGGGVDGAIHRRGGPAILDECRKLRASRYGKGLRTGQAVATTAGDLDARWVIHTVGPRFSQDEDRSHLLASCYRESLRVAGELGARTVAFPAVSAGIYGWPLEDAARIAVETVRAMETAVEEVRFVLFDDRAYEAFAGRLR; translated from the coding sequence ATGACCACCATCGAACTGGTCCGGGGCGACATCACGCGCGAGAGCGTCGACGCCATCGTCAACGCGGCCAACTCCTCGCTGCTGGGCGGGGGAGGGGTCGACGGAGCGATCCACCGGCGCGGCGGCCCCGCGATCCTGGACGAGTGCCGCAAGCTCCGCGCCTCGCGGTACGGCAAGGGTTTGCGCACCGGCCAGGCGGTCGCCACCACCGCGGGCGACCTGGACGCCCGGTGGGTGATCCACACCGTCGGGCCGCGTTTCAGCCAAGACGAGGACCGTTCGCACCTGCTGGCCTCCTGCTACCGGGAGTCGCTGCGGGTCGCCGGCGAACTCGGCGCCCGCACGGTCGCGTTCCCGGCCGTCTCCGCCGGCATCTACGGCTGGCCCCTCGAGGACGCCGCCCGGATCGCCGTGGAGACGGTGCGGGCGATGGAGACGGCGGTCGAAGAGGTCAGGTTCGTTCTCTTCGACGATCGGGCTTACGAGGCGTTCGCCGGGCGACTCCGCTGA
- a CDS encoding 1-phosphofructokinase family hexose kinase: MIVTLTPNPSLDRTLEVPDLRPGSVIRATDSRLDPGGKGVNVSRALAANGHRTVAVMPCGGSEGEQLAELLASEGVEVVTVPIADSIRVNVSVVEPDGTVTKLNAAGPRLSATEIDALAAATCAASAKGARWVALAGHLPPGAPVDLYAHLVSRLRGGGAPRIAVDSSGAPFAAALPAGPDLVKPNRGELAEAAGMPVTTLGEALTAANVLRERGARTVLASLGRDGALLVGDSAVLHGEQRVATPRSSVGAGDALLAGYLAAPTEGPAALAEALAWGSAAVSQPGSGMPGQWALDRSAVVVRHRIESDRPISERN; this comes from the coding sequence GTGATCGTCACCCTCACGCCCAATCCGAGCCTGGACCGCACCCTGGAGGTTCCGGACCTGCGGCCCGGCTCCGTCATCCGTGCCACCGACAGCCGTCTCGATCCGGGGGGCAAGGGCGTCAACGTCTCGCGGGCGCTGGCCGCCAACGGTCACCGGACGGTGGCCGTCATGCCCTGCGGGGGCTCCGAGGGCGAACAGCTCGCCGAGCTGCTCGCCTCCGAGGGCGTCGAGGTGGTCACCGTCCCGATCGCCGACAGTATCCGGGTCAATGTCAGCGTCGTGGAGCCCGACGGCACCGTCACCAAGCTGAACGCGGCCGGCCCGCGACTCTCCGCCACCGAGATCGACGCGCTGGCCGCAGCCACCTGTGCCGCTTCGGCCAAGGGCGCCCGATGGGTGGCTCTCGCCGGTCACCTGCCGCCCGGTGCCCCCGTCGACCTCTACGCGCACCTGGTGTCGCGCCTGCGCGGCGGCGGGGCGCCGCGTATCGCCGTCGATTCCAGTGGCGCCCCGTTCGCCGCCGCCCTGCCCGCCGGCCCGGATCTGGTCAAGCCCAACCGGGGCGAACTCGCCGAGGCCGCCGGGATGCCGGTGACCACGCTCGGCGAGGCCCTGACCGCGGCGAACGTGCTGCGTGAGCGCGGCGCCCGGACGGTGCTGGCCAGTCTCGGCCGCGACGGTGCCCTGCTGGTCGGCGACTCCGCGGTCTTGCACGGCGAGCAGCGCGTCGCCACACCGCGCAGCTCCGTCGGCGCCGGGGACGCCCTCCTCGCGGGGTACCTCGCGGCCCCCACCGAGGGGCCTGCCGCCCTTGCCGAGGCCCTGGCCTGGGGTTCTGCCGCGGTGTCGCAGCCCGGCAGCGGAATGCCCGGGCAGTGGGCACTGGACCGGTCGGCCGTCGTCGTGCGACACCGTATCGAATCCGATCGCCCGATCTCCGAACGGAACTGA
- a CDS encoding DeoR/GlpR family DNA-binding transcription regulator: protein MQAKERQRQIVALAREEGHASVERLADALSESPETIWQDLALLERQGLLRRVHGGAIPLRRLGFEPDLPTRGEVMEEEKKRIAAAALDEVPDEGVVLLDAGSTTFRLAELLPGGRELTVITNSLPIAQLLAQHAELTVLTLGGRVRARTLAEVDVVAIRTLGTFLIDVSFLATNGVSVEHGLTTPDLAEAEVKRAMCQRARRRVLLADSSKIGNDTFCRFAELRDFDVMVTDTGMEAEAAVDFAELGLRVIRV, encoded by the coding sequence ATGCAGGCCAAGGAACGTCAGCGGCAGATCGTGGCTCTTGCGCGCGAGGAAGGACACGCGAGCGTGGAGCGGCTGGCCGATGCCCTCTCGGAGAGCCCGGAGACGATCTGGCAGGATCTGGCCCTGCTGGAACGCCAGGGTCTGCTGCGGCGGGTGCACGGCGGAGCGATCCCCCTCCGGCGGCTCGGCTTCGAGCCGGACCTGCCCACGCGTGGCGAGGTGATGGAGGAGGAGAAGAAGAGGATCGCCGCAGCGGCGCTGGACGAGGTGCCCGACGAGGGAGTGGTCCTCCTGGACGCCGGGTCGACCACCTTCCGTCTGGCAGAGCTGCTTCCCGGCGGCCGTGAACTGACCGTGATCACCAACAGCCTGCCGATCGCCCAGCTGCTCGCGCAGCACGCCGAGCTCACGGTCCTCACCCTGGGTGGCCGGGTACGGGCTCGCACGCTCGCGGAAGTCGACGTGGTCGCCATCCGCACCCTGGGGACGTTCCTCATCGACGTGTCCTTCCTGGCGACCAACGGTGTCTCGGTCGAACACGGCCTGACCACACCGGACCTGGCCGAAGCGGAGGTCAAACGGGCGATGTGCCAGCGCGCGCGGCGGCGGGTACTGCTCGCCGACAGCAGCAAGATCGGGAACGACACCTTCTGCCGGTTCGCCGAACTGCGCGACTTCGACGTCATGGTCACCGACACCGGCATGGAGGCAGAGGCCGCCGTGGATTTCGCCGAGCTGGGCCTGCGCGTCATCCGCGTGTGA